The Nocardioides sp. S5 genome includes a window with the following:
- a CDS encoding pilus assembly protein TadG-related protein — protein sequence MTRDEHGSITLWMATASFAMMMVVGLAVDLGGQVHAQQRAHNVAGQAARAGGQEVQAAPAVQGRYVAINVAAARTAAQDYLSAAGVNGTVSVTDGTTITVNVTDTYRPKFLSIIGLGDLPVTGEASARLIRTVAGSEQ from the coding sequence ATGACCCGCGACGAACATGGCTCGATCACGCTGTGGATGGCCACCGCGAGCTTCGCGATGATGATGGTCGTCGGGCTCGCCGTCGACCTCGGCGGGCAGGTCCACGCCCAACAGCGCGCCCACAATGTCGCCGGTCAGGCCGCGCGCGCCGGAGGCCAGGAGGTCCAGGCAGCACCGGCAGTCCAGGGACGCTACGTCGCCATCAACGTCGCGGCCGCGCGCACCGCAGCCCAGGACTATCTCTCCGCCGCGGGCGTGAACGGGACCGTTTCCGTGACGGACGGCACCACCATCACCGTCAACGTCACCGACACCTATCGCCCCAAGTTCCTGAGCATCATCGGCCTCGGCGACTTGCCCGTCACGGGTGAGGCCTCGGCACGACTGATCCGCACCGTCGCAGGGAGCGAACAATGA
- a CDS encoding type II secretion system F family protein, with amino-acid sequence MIVLVPALSGALLVAGILGLVAGLRRVEMPATKPSRARWVRLGGVSRRTRILLAAGVVSGLVAFLITGWALALVTLPVAVLGLPTLLSSPPASARIRRLEAMEEWTRALSGVLTVGVGLEQALVATLRSTPDAIAPEVTRLVARLRARWVTEDAIRAFADELNDATGDLVAANLILGARRRGAGLGAVLEGLAESVAADVRARRQVEADRAKPRSTARWVTIISVGVLVILAVSGTYVEPYRSPFGQIILAVLLSAYVATLVWMRQMAIGRPLPRFLDHQPGANR; translated from the coding sequence ATGATCGTCCTCGTCCCTGCACTTAGTGGCGCGCTGCTCGTGGCCGGGATCCTTGGACTCGTCGCCGGGCTACGACGCGTGGAGATGCCCGCAACCAAGCCATCGAGGGCGCGCTGGGTACGGCTCGGTGGTGTGTCCCGGCGAACGCGGATCCTTCTGGCCGCGGGTGTGGTGTCCGGGCTGGTGGCATTCCTTATTACCGGGTGGGCCCTCGCCCTCGTCACCCTCCCGGTCGCTGTCCTCGGTCTGCCGACCCTGCTCTCCTCGCCGCCCGCATCTGCTCGCATCCGCCGGCTGGAGGCGATGGAGGAATGGACCCGCGCCTTGTCCGGCGTACTGACGGTCGGCGTCGGTCTCGAGCAGGCCCTCGTGGCCACGTTGCGCTCGACCCCGGACGCGATCGCACCGGAGGTCACTCGCCTGGTGGCTCGGCTCCGCGCTCGCTGGGTCACCGAGGACGCAATCCGTGCCTTCGCCGACGAGCTCAACGACGCCACCGGCGACCTCGTAGCAGCGAATCTGATCCTCGGTGCTCGCAGACGCGGCGCAGGGCTGGGAGCCGTGCTGGAAGGACTGGCCGAGTCGGTCGCAGCCGACGTACGCGCGCGCCGCCAGGTCGAGGCCGACCGAGCCAAGCCCCGCTCGACGGCACGGTGGGTCACCATCATCAGCGTCGGGGTCCTCGTGATCCTCGCGGTTTCGGGGACCTACGTCGAGCCGTACCGCAGCCCGTTCGGTCAGATCATCCTCGCGGTCCTGCTCTCGGCCTACGTCGCCACACTCGTGTGGATGCGGCAGATGGCGATCGGTCGCCCACTTCCCCGCTTCCTCGACCACCAGCCGGGAGCGAACCGATGA
- a CDS encoding ATPase, T2SS/T4P/T4SS family, with product MAALRAQASEQLSQSIAADRARLGPASQQELGRSIVLELIDSALADEVNAGGMAWTIAHQDAMARAVFDALFRLGRLQPLVDDDRVENIIITGHDRVMLELIDGSLTRGTAVADSDEELIDFLVFLASRSEVNARGFSEAQPKLHLRLDGGARLAAAAWVTPRPSVVIRRHRLMSITLDELVDRDMLSPVAASFLRAAVRARKSIVVSGSQGAGKTTLVRALCAEIDPLEAIGTFETEYELHLHELDRHEVVHAWEARPGSGERSLDGRQAGEFTLDEALVDSFRFNLSRQIVGEVRGREIWAMIKAMESGTGSISTTHASDAVAAVRKLVTCAMEAGPHVTHGLATSKLAATIDLIVHLDLRTTASDGASHRHRQIAEIIAIEPGERDTGYATTHVFTPDRNGRAAPAVLPDAYRSLAADGFDLSGFLAQQDARS from the coding sequence GTGGCCGCACTGCGTGCTCAAGCGTCCGAGCAGCTGAGCCAGTCGATCGCTGCCGATCGTGCTCGTCTTGGTCCGGCATCGCAGCAGGAGCTCGGCCGCTCCATCGTGCTGGAACTGATCGACAGCGCACTGGCCGACGAGGTCAACGCCGGTGGCATGGCCTGGACGATCGCCCATCAGGACGCCATGGCCCGTGCGGTCTTCGACGCACTGTTCCGGCTCGGTCGTCTCCAGCCACTCGTGGACGACGACCGGGTTGAGAACATCATCATCACCGGGCACGACCGAGTCATGCTCGAGCTCATCGATGGTTCCCTGACCCGAGGAACAGCGGTCGCGGACTCCGACGAGGAGCTCATCGACTTCCTGGTCTTCCTCGCCTCCCGCAGCGAGGTCAACGCCCGCGGCTTCTCCGAGGCCCAACCGAAGTTGCACCTACGCCTCGACGGCGGTGCGAGGCTCGCCGCCGCCGCGTGGGTGACACCTCGACCGTCGGTCGTGATACGCCGCCACCGCCTCATGAGCATCACCCTCGATGAGCTCGTCGACAGGGACATGCTGTCACCGGTCGCGGCCTCCTTCCTCCGCGCCGCCGTACGTGCTCGCAAGAGCATCGTCGTGTCCGGCAGTCAGGGAGCCGGCAAGACCACCCTCGTGCGCGCCTTGTGTGCAGAGATCGACCCGCTCGAGGCCATCGGAACCTTCGAGACCGAGTACGAGCTACACCTCCACGAGCTCGATCGCCACGAGGTCGTCCACGCCTGGGAAGCCCGACCAGGCTCCGGCGAGCGAAGCCTCGACGGCAGGCAGGCCGGGGAGTTCACCCTCGACGAGGCGCTGGTCGACTCCTTCCGCTTCAACCTGTCGCGCCAAATCGTCGGCGAGGTCCGAGGCAGGGAGATCTGGGCGATGATCAAGGCGATGGAGTCCGGGACCGGCTCCATCTCCACCACCCACGCCTCCGACGCGGTGGCAGCAGTCCGCAAGCTCGTCACCTGCGCGATGGAGGCCGGGCCCCACGTCACCCACGGCTTGGCGACCAGCAAGCTCGCCGCCACGATCGACCTGATCGTGCACCTCGACCTGCGCACGACGGCCTCCGACGGGGCCTCCCATCGGCATCGTCAGATCGCCGAGATCATCGCCATCGAACCGGGTGAACGCGACACCGGCTACGCCACCACGCACGTCTTTACCCCCGACCGCAACGGTAGGGCCGCGCCAGCGGTGCTGCCCGACGCCTACCGGAGTCTTGCCGCGGACGGCTTCGATCTCTCCGGCTTCCTCGCCCAGCAGGACGCACGCTCATGA
- a CDS encoding TadE family protein: MRSLIGPRVSRDGSERGSASVEAAIALPAFALFVGLIIFGGRTTVAHQAVESAAVDAARSASLARTRSTAETAATAAATSSLANQDVACVKVTVHVDTDAFTAAVGQNAAVHVTVGCLLDLEDLAVPGVPGRRSVQARASSSLDTWRERS, from the coding sequence ATGAGATCGCTGATCGGCCCGCGAGTCAGCAGGGACGGCAGCGAGCGTGGATCCGCATCGGTCGAGGCAGCGATTGCCCTGCCCGCCTTCGCGCTGTTTGTGGGCCTGATCATCTTCGGTGGCCGTACGACGGTTGCCCACCAGGCGGTCGAGTCGGCGGCTGTCGACGCCGCCCGATCCGCGTCGCTGGCACGAACCCGGTCCACCGCCGAGACCGCCGCCACCGCAGCCGCCACGAGCAGCCTGGCGAATCAGGACGTGGCCTGTGTGAAGGTCACCGTCCACGTCGACACCGACGCCTTCACCGCAGCAGTAGGCCAGAACGCTGCCGTGCACGTCACCGTCGGCTGCCTGCTGGACCTCGAGGATCTCGCTGTGCCGGGAGTACCAGGCAGGCGCAGTGTCCAGGCCAGGGCGAGCAGCTCGCTCGACACGTGGCGGGAGCGCTCATGA
- a CDS encoding ATP-binding protein: MALGEERDGQYDDDLREALKRLVMQLVQDGPTSKRRGEDLMPVLDAHLGVRADEVPVVVEPISVHRWADTDIALEIIAARDPASQLLGVGGGDQRHHSSLGDLMSQAEWGRFTRGQVDRLNVPTGPDTERATVAFGLHLFHHNGSPLAVLQRVGNPQYGSQSRLEVLATTTEDAAALLAEVRDEAMRHSVLWRQVISFSGNPYERSMSGLVFHRRQDLPADHVVLPEGTLEQVRGHVVGLAEHRDKLRDKGQHLKRGVLLYGPPGTGKTHTVRHLIGATPQATVVLLSGAEMVHVSAAAQVARAHQPAIVVIEDCDLIAEDRDHHFGGGASPLLFTLLDAMDGLDPDADVVFLLTTNRAEALEKALAQRPGRVDLAVEIPLPHEAARRALIDLYGAHAEFTRPAVAQAARDSIGTTASYAKELVRRAVLIAAMAGREPCDDDLAAATAELQSDSAALTRALLGSAGDPRRPQPGAEPQTE; encoded by the coding sequence ATGGCCTTGGGGGAAGAACGAGACGGTCAGTACGACGACGACCTGCGCGAGGCGTTGAAGCGGCTTGTGATGCAGCTCGTTCAGGACGGGCCGACAAGCAAGCGGCGTGGCGAGGACCTCATGCCGGTGTTGGACGCGCATCTCGGCGTTAGGGCTGACGAGGTCCCGGTCGTGGTGGAGCCCATCTCCGTCCACCGGTGGGCCGACACCGACATCGCCCTCGAAATCATCGCTGCTCGTGACCCAGCGTCCCAGCTGCTCGGGGTGGGCGGTGGCGACCAGCGTCATCACAGCTCGCTGGGCGACCTGATGTCACAGGCGGAATGGGGACGCTTCACCAGAGGCCAAGTTGATCGTCTCAACGTGCCTACGGGTCCCGACACCGAGCGAGCCACCGTTGCGTTCGGTCTCCATCTCTTCCACCACAACGGGTCGCCGCTCGCCGTCCTTCAACGGGTCGGCAACCCCCAGTACGGCTCACAATCGCGGCTTGAGGTGCTTGCGACGACGACGGAGGATGCCGCGGCGCTGCTCGCCGAAGTCCGTGACGAGGCCATGCGACACAGCGTCCTGTGGCGTCAAGTGATCAGTTTCAGCGGCAACCCCTACGAGCGCTCGATGTCCGGCCTTGTCTTCCATCGCCGCCAGGACCTCCCGGCTGACCACGTTGTCTTGCCGGAAGGCACGCTGGAGCAGGTGCGTGGCCACGTTGTCGGGCTCGCCGAGCACCGCGATAAGTTGCGCGACAAGGGTCAGCACCTCAAACGCGGCGTCCTGCTCTACGGACCACCGGGCACAGGCAAGACGCACACCGTGCGCCATCTCATCGGTGCAACTCCTCAGGCCACGGTGGTGCTCCTCAGCGGCGCGGAGATGGTGCACGTAAGTGCAGCTGCTCAGGTCGCCCGTGCGCACCAACCTGCAATCGTGGTGATCGAGGACTGCGACCTGATCGCTGAGGATCGCGATCACCACTTCGGCGGAGGCGCCTCCCCTTTGCTCTTCACACTCTTGGACGCGATGGACGGACTCGACCCGGACGCGGACGTGGTCTTCCTTCTCACCACCAACCGCGCCGAGGCGCTGGAGAAGGCGCTCGCCCAGCGACCGGGACGCGTCGACTTGGCCGTGGAGATACCGCTTCCGCACGAGGCGGCACGACGAGCGCTGATCGACTTATACGGTGCACACGCTGAGTTCACCCGCCCTGCGGTGGCCCAAGCGGCGCGCGACTCCATCGGCACCACGGCGTCATACGCCAAGGAACTCGTCCGACGAGCGGTGCTGATCGCCGCCATGGCGGGCCGCGAGCCCTGCGATGATGACCTCGCAGCCGCCACCGCCGAGCTGCAGTCCGACTCTGCTGCCCTGACACGTGCCCTGCTCGGTTCGGCCGGCGATCCACGCAGGCCGCAACCTGGTGCAGAGCCGCAAACGGAATGA
- a CDS encoding TadE/TadG family type IV pilus assembly protein produces MSRRRPATSSRRSDRGSATIELVILLPALFAVMFIGVQAALYHHAREVAIAAAQEGARTAAGEGGSEAAGTTAATSFVADAGGDDVLAGATVTASRSAATAVVIVTGRSLSVVPGWNPVVRQRASMPVERVTAP; encoded by the coding sequence ATGTCACGACGCAGGCCGGCAACATCCAGTAGGCGCAGCGACCGCGGCTCGGCCACCATCGAGCTGGTCATCCTGCTGCCCGCACTGTTCGCGGTCATGTTCATCGGAGTTCAGGCCGCGCTCTACCACCACGCGCGCGAGGTGGCCATCGCCGCCGCCCAGGAGGGGGCTCGCACAGCCGCAGGCGAAGGCGGCAGCGAAGCCGCCGGCACCACGGCCGCCACGTCATTCGTCGCCGATGCCGGCGGTGACGACGTCCTGGCCGGCGCCACCGTCACGGCGAGCCGCTCCGCCGCCACCGCGGTCGTCATCGTGACCGGACGCAGCCTTAGCGTCGTGCCCGGGTGGAACCCCGTCGTGCGACAACGCGCCAGCATGCCCGTGGAGAGAGTGACTGCGCCATGA
- a CDS encoding IS3 family transposase (programmed frameshift), producing the protein MSGSTPKRYPAELRERAVRMVTEIRADHESEWAAMTKVAELLGVGTPETIRKWCRQAEVDAGQRPGMTSEESAELKRLKRENAELKRANAILKSASGFLRGRTRPATALIVAYIDEHVGVRDGDGLRWGVESICDQLTELGCKIAPATYYEHRSRKPTSREARDGELKARIAAVHAANYGVYGARKVWLTLNRERPAGEPPIARCTVERLMGEMGLAGAVRGKVKRTTISDPKAPKPLDLVDRNFAPLAPDRLWVADFTYVSTWSGWCYTAFVIDAYARRILGWSVATTMTSQLVVDAVEQAIWTRQREGKDLAGLIAHHDHGVQYLSVAYSEHLDAAGIKPSTGAVGSSYDNALAESVIGLYKTELIKPRRPWKGFDDLEIATAEWVDWFNHRRPFEYCDDLTPVEAEQAHYAHHQTPAIAGVSN; encoded by the exons ATGTCAGGGAGTACGCCGAAGAGGTACCCGGCCGAGCTGCGTGAGCGGGCGGTCCGGATGGTCACCGAGATCAGGGCCGACCACGAGTCGGAGTGGGCGGCGATGACGAAGGTCGCCGAGCTGCTGGGCGTCGGGACACCGGAGACGATCCGGAAGTGGTGTCGCCAGGCCGAGGTCGACGCCGGCCAGCGGCCCGGGATGACCTCGGAGGAGTCGGCGGAGCTGAAGCGGTTGAAGCGGGAGAACGCCGAGCTGAAGCGGGCCAACGCGATCCTCAAGAGCGCATCGG GTTTTCTTCGCGGCCGAACTCGACCGGCCACAGCGCTGATCGTGGCCTACATCGACGAGCACGTCGGTGTCCGCGACGGCGACGGTCTGCGATGGGGTGTCGAGTCGATCTGCGACCAGCTCACCGAGCTGGGCTGCAAGATCGCCCCCGCGACCTACTACGAGCACCGCTCCCGCAAGCCCACCTCCCGCGAGGCGCGGGACGGGGAGCTGAAGGCCAGGATCGCCGCGGTCCATGCCGCGAACTACGGCGTCTACGGCGCCCGGAAGGTGTGGCTGACGTTGAACCGCGAGCGGCCAGCCGGGGAGCCGCCGATCGCGCGCTGCACCGTGGAGCGGCTGATGGGCGAGATGGGCCTGGCTGGTGCGGTGCGCGGGAAGGTCAAGCGGACCACGATCAGCGACCCGAAGGCGCCCAAGCCGCTGGATCTGGTTGACCGCAACTTCGCACCGCTGGCACCAGATCGCCTGTGGGTCGCGGACTTCACGTATGTCTCGACGTGGTCGGGCTGGTGCTACACCGCGTTCGTCATCGACGCCTACGCCCGCAGGATCCTGGGCTGGTCGGTGGCGACCACGATGACCAGCCAGCTGGTCGTCGATGCGGTCGAGCAGGCGATCTGGACCCGACAGCGTGAAGGCAAAGACTTGGCCGGTCTGATCGCGCATCACGACCACGGGGTCCAGTACCTGTCCGTCGCCTACTCCGAACACCTGGACGCTGCCGGGATCAAGCCGTCGACCGGAGCGGTGGGCTCGTCCTACGACAACGCCCTGGCCGAGTCGGTGATCGGGCTCTACAAGACCGAACTGATCAAGCCGAGGCGGCCGTGGAAGGGCTTCGACGACCTCGAGATCGCGACAGCCGAGTGGGTCGACTGGTTCAACCACCGCCGACCCTTCGAGTACTGCGACGACCTCACGCCAGTCGAGGCCGAGCAAGCTCACTACGCTCACCACCAGACCCCAGCAATCGCTGGAGTCTCAAACTAG
- a CDS encoding type II secretion system F family protein, with the protein MTTGLQLALLAGAMVGLGLVLLTARLKPAEPDLADALRRLTPTRAPRTETSGPAAAGKERIGVWAIRALPPGVWVRTPTRELALLRLPLARFYGDKIVFAFFGLLIPPLLAAFLEFLDLGLPLTIPAFASLGLAVVMFFLPNYNAIDEAKKARLEFTRALGAYIELVALERNNGSGVRQAMEAAAEIGDSWVFQRLNEELTRSRWSGLPPWEALHTLADELGLPELDDFADIMRLSGEEGASVYANLRARSAAMRTAMLNDELAQANAVGERMTIPGSLLGVIFMALLVAPSLLRMFSNT; encoded by the coding sequence ATGACGACCGGGCTGCAGCTCGCGCTGCTCGCCGGAGCCATGGTCGGGCTGGGGCTCGTCCTCCTGACGGCCCGACTGAAGCCGGCCGAACCCGACCTCGCCGACGCCCTCCGCCGCCTGACGCCGACCCGCGCGCCGCGGACAGAGACGTCAGGACCTGCGGCCGCAGGCAAGGAACGCATCGGGGTCTGGGCGATCCGCGCACTCCCTCCCGGCGTGTGGGTCCGCACACCCACACGGGAGTTGGCGCTACTGCGCCTCCCGCTCGCACGGTTCTACGGGGACAAGATCGTCTTCGCGTTCTTCGGATTGCTCATCCCACCCCTCCTCGCCGCCTTCCTCGAGTTCCTCGACCTCGGGCTCCCGCTGACGATCCCCGCCTTCGCGTCCCTGGGGCTGGCCGTGGTGATGTTCTTCCTGCCCAACTACAACGCCATCGATGAGGCGAAGAAGGCACGTCTCGAGTTCACCCGCGCCCTCGGTGCCTACATCGAGCTCGTCGCTCTGGAGCGCAACAACGGCTCGGGTGTACGCCAGGCCATGGAGGCAGCGGCCGAGATCGGGGACTCCTGGGTCTTCCAACGCCTCAACGAAGAGCTGACGCGCTCCCGATGGTCAGGGCTCCCACCCTGGGAGGCCCTGCACACCCTGGCCGACGAGCTCGGACTCCCCGAGCTGGACGACTTCGCCGACATCATGCGCCTGTCTGGTGAGGAAGGCGCAAGCGTCTACGCCAACCTGCGTGCCCGCTCCGCAGCGATGCGCACCGCGATGCTCAACGACGAGCTCGCCCAGGCCAACGCAGTTGGCGAGCGGATGACCATCCCCGGCTCATTGCTGGGCGTCATCTTCATGGCGCTGCTCGTCGCCCCGTCGCTGCTCCGGATGTTCAGCAACACCTAA
- a CDS encoding LysM peptidoglycan-binding domain-containing protein, giving the protein MTPPTLRQRLQGLAATLVILFLVIGMPLLLIAIGAHTWDTELSELNLLLSRPDDGTLALTVIAVSAWTAWIVVAVSVVVEAAAFIRGVPTPSLPGFRLPQHGANQLVAVAALLFIASPTVSPAVSPAPVHAASAAPVPHTPQLGSPETAPVLAESAPAPTGASAAPTPVTIDYTVKRGDSLWRIAERMLGEGARYTEIVELNREVLHGRPDFIVAGTVLKVPHEADSSAAEQPVKEYEVQPGDTLSEIAETQLGDPLRYPDLFEASRDTIQHNGAHLTDPDLIKPGWTITIPDTTHRGGKTGTPQGQVPEVVVPPQVQPTPEVDPTRATVPEPDPTPAAEATSPAVDETATPGWLLPGLTGAGALLAGLVLLALRAHRNTQLRYRRPGQTIAPPPPELRAVEKTAMHAGAPMTGTIKQLDQALRALAADTAAAGLAIPRLVRAVLDSDTVTLHLAEDSDLPAPWAGAGEVWSTRLGAEGPTTDVFAPYPLLVSIGQDEAGGLHLLNLESFGVASLSGGTDAATSLARHVAAELALNPWSVLVNVNVIGFGQELAELDTLRLHHHDNGDKVIASIAENLATAQQSGSGEPDPFWAVITTGDGASELAMLLTASATARLGTALVTVNAPVPGSLVMEVDSRGRLLAPALGLDLQAAGLTVAEASACAAIVDLTRDSEAIRIPTTTSAADGWRALTDHAGAVRFDLAGGREVRGASESSLLPRPVEEYLDAATTTAEDVVALAPVVPAQVRRQVEQSDPTLDQDVADWFDTESVRPRLALLGPVSARAYGVVAPAITKRRPYFVELLAFLALHPEGVTGSAVADAFSIAGSRARTDLGSLRAWLGQSHRTGHEHLPPANDSPTFRKTGVKAYQVQDVLVDLDLFRRLRVRGEARGAEGINDLVTALSLVEGVPFSHLRERGWSWLLDGERLHETIGCAIVDTAHVIVIDALAKGDLATARRAAETACKAAPYDDICRLDLVKVTAVEGHVRAADRILVDDVFNRADDHLPPVDLPERTRDVAAKQGWNASRASGNN; this is encoded by the coding sequence ATGACTCCGCCCACCCTCCGCCAGAGACTCCAGGGACTCGCTGCCACGCTCGTCATCCTGTTCCTCGTGATCGGCATGCCGCTCCTGCTGATTGCGATCGGCGCCCACACGTGGGACACCGAGCTCAGTGAGCTGAACCTGCTGCTGTCCCGTCCGGACGACGGCACCCTCGCCCTCACCGTCATCGCAGTGTCCGCCTGGACGGCATGGATCGTGGTCGCAGTCTCCGTGGTCGTCGAAGCCGCCGCCTTCATACGCGGAGTGCCGACTCCGTCGCTTCCCGGGTTTCGCCTCCCGCAGCACGGTGCCAACCAACTCGTCGCTGTGGCCGCGCTGTTGTTCATCGCAAGTCCGACGGTTTCCCCGGCGGTCTCGCCTGCGCCCGTCCACGCGGCCTCCGCGGCGCCCGTCCCACACACGCCACAACTGGGTTCCCCCGAGACTGCGCCCGTCCTCGCCGAGTCAGCGCCCGCCCCGACCGGTGCCTCGGCAGCTCCAACGCCGGTGACCATCGACTACACCGTCAAACGGGGCGACAGCTTGTGGCGGATTGCCGAACGCATGCTCGGCGAGGGTGCGCGCTACACCGAGATCGTCGAGCTGAATCGCGAGGTGCTCCACGGGCGCCCCGACTTCATCGTCGCTGGCACTGTGCTCAAGGTCCCTCACGAAGCGGACTCCTCTGCCGCCGAACAGCCGGTCAAGGAGTACGAGGTGCAACCCGGTGACACGCTTTCCGAGATTGCTGAAACGCAACTTGGTGACCCGCTGCGCTACCCGGACTTGTTCGAGGCGTCGCGCGACACGATCCAGCACAACGGGGCACACCTGACGGACCCCGACCTGATCAAGCCCGGCTGGACGATCACGATCCCCGACACTACGCATCGCGGCGGCAAGACCGGGACACCTCAAGGCCAAGTACCAGAAGTCGTCGTCCCACCGCAGGTGCAGCCCACCCCTGAGGTCGACCCGACCCGCGCAACTGTGCCGGAGCCCGACCCGACGCCTGCGGCGGAAGCGACGTCCCCAGCGGTCGACGAGACCGCTACCCCCGGCTGGCTGCTGCCGGGCCTCACTGGCGCCGGTGCACTGCTCGCCGGTCTGGTCCTGCTCGCTTTGCGTGCCCACCGCAACACCCAGCTCCGCTATCGCCGCCCCGGCCAGACCATCGCCCCTCCCCCGCCAGAGCTGCGCGCCGTCGAAAAGACAGCGATGCACGCGGGAGCCCCCATGACAGGAACCATCAAGCAACTCGACCAGGCATTGCGTGCGCTCGCCGCCGACACGGCGGCTGCAGGGCTCGCCATCCCACGCCTGGTGCGGGCGGTCCTCGACAGCGACACGGTCACACTCCACCTGGCAGAGGACTCCGATCTCCCTGCTCCGTGGGCCGGCGCCGGTGAGGTCTGGTCGACACGGTTGGGCGCGGAAGGGCCGACGACTGACGTGTTCGCCCCGTACCCCCTGCTCGTCTCAATCGGCCAGGACGAAGCCGGCGGACTTCACCTCCTGAATCTGGAGTCGTTCGGTGTGGCAAGCCTGAGCGGCGGCACCGACGCTGCAACTTCCCTCGCACGCCACGTCGCTGCGGAACTGGCACTGAACCCGTGGTCGGTGCTCGTGAACGTCAACGTCATCGGCTTCGGGCAGGAGCTGGCCGAGCTCGACACCCTGCGCCTTCATCACCACGACAACGGGGACAAGGTCATCGCCTCGATCGCGGAGAACCTCGCCACCGCCCAGCAGTCGGGCTCCGGCGAGCCCGATCCGTTCTGGGCAGTGATCACCACCGGCGACGGTGCGAGCGAGCTCGCGATGCTGCTGACTGCCTCTGCGACCGCTCGGCTGGGCACTGCCCTCGTAACCGTCAACGCGCCCGTCCCTGGATCGCTCGTCATGGAGGTGGACAGCCGCGGACGCCTGCTCGCGCCCGCCCTCGGCCTGGACCTACAAGCCGCCGGTCTTACCGTCGCCGAAGCATCTGCGTGCGCAGCGATCGTCGATCTCACCCGCGATAGCGAAGCGATACGCATCCCCACGACCACCTCGGCCGCGGACGGGTGGCGGGCACTGACAGATCACGCAGGAGCTGTTCGCTTCGACCTGGCAGGGGGCCGCGAGGTTCGGGGAGCCAGCGAAAGCTCGCTACTGCCACGACCGGTCGAGGAGTACCTCGACGCTGCCACCACGACGGCGGAGGACGTCGTCGCCCTCGCTCCGGTTGTTCCGGCACAGGTGCGCAGGCAGGTCGAGCAGTCCGACCCCACCCTGGATCAGGACGTTGCCGACTGGTTCGACACCGAAAGCGTCCGCCCCCGGCTAGCCCTTCTGGGCCCGGTCAGCGCTCGCGCGTACGGCGTGGTCGCCCCGGCGATCACCAAGCGCCGGCCCTACTTCGTCGAACTGTTGGCCTTCCTTGCCCTGCATCCGGAAGGCGTCACCGGTAGCGCGGTGGCCGATGCCTTCTCGATCGCGGGCTCGCGTGCAAGAACTGACCTCGGCTCGCTGCGTGCCTGGCTGGGACAAAGCCACCGAACCGGCCACGAACACCTGCCGCCGGCAAACGACTCCCCGACCTTCCGAAAGACCGGGGTCAAGGCCTACCAGGTCCAAGACGTGTTGGTCGACCTCGACCTTTTCCGTCGGCTGCGTGTCCGAGGCGAAGCCCGCGGCGCTGAGGGCATTAACGACCTCGTAACCGCGTTGAGCCTGGTCGAGGGCGTGCCCTTCAGTCACTTGCGTGAACGAGGATGGAGCTGGCTGCTCGACGGTGAACGGCTTCACGAAACAATCGGCTGCGCGATCGTCGACACCGCACACGTCATCGTCATCGACGCCCTCGCGAAGGGCGACCTGGCAACGGCCCGGAGGGCCGCCGAGACTGCGTGCAAGGCGGCACCGTACGACGACATCTGCCGCCTAGACCTGGTGAAGGTGACCGCCGTCGAGGGGCACGTCAGGGCCGCTGACCGCATTCTCGTGGACGACGTCTTCAACCGAGCAGACGACCACCTGCCGCCAGTCGACCTGCCCGAGAGAACTCGAGATGTGGCTGCCAAGCAAGGCTGGAACGCCTCGCGGGCGTCTGGAAACAACTGA